In Bacteroidota bacterium, one genomic interval encodes:
- a CDS encoding ABC transporter ATP-binding protein — MIITDTIKQLKQILPSQFKKQGIISVILLFINSILELVGLASLLPLFMVILKENVVYENQYLNSIYNTLGYTSENAFIISIAGLVVLMIILKNIVGLLIQKYQTTYSYSIMEYFMIKLHKYYYKKGFLYFKETNSNIINRDIFGVPQRFAQSVVLGMFNLFNEVILLMLIVIAIVLYNPGILLLLVVTIVPVFVIFYKATKDKIAKLGEDFNKVSPEIGKSIFQSVFGYVDVIINGTYNFFQKRMTGNMAEFKRISVSRTIFNLVPTKLIETTMVLAIFAIITYGLLFMPSKESLAALLGVYAVAAYRIMPSINRIMIALNGLNESQYTLPVIEQVKDFEEEEVESVQSISFNKAISLENISFKYPNAGRNVIDNFNLRIKKGEVIGLRGQSGGGKTTLMNIVLGFLDPTSGELKVDGKVINNGSVAAWQKKLGYVQQEVYLLDASLAENIAFGIDVDKIDYDKVDKVIEQSSLSNLTGELEQGVNTRVGERGAQLSGGQRQRVGIARALYFDAEVLFFDEATSALDPQTEIEINESIKKLSHQGLTMMIIAHRETSLNNVDRIIEM; from the coding sequence ATGATAATTACAGATACAATAAAACAACTTAAACAAATACTCCCGTCGCAATTCAAAAAGCAAGGGATTATTTCAGTTATTTTATTATTTATTAATTCAATACTGGAATTGGTAGGGCTGGCATCCTTGTTACCATTGTTTATGGTGATTTTAAAGGAAAATGTAGTTTATGAAAATCAATACTTAAACAGTATTTACAACACATTAGGATATACTTCTGAAAATGCTTTCATAATTAGTATTGCCGGGCTTGTAGTATTAATGATCATTTTGAAGAATATCGTAGGTTTACTAATTCAGAAATACCAGACTACATATTCTTATTCTATAATGGAGTACTTTATGATCAAACTTCATAAATACTACTATAAAAAAGGATTTCTGTATTTTAAGGAAACAAATTCTAATATTATCAATCGTGATATTTTTGGAGTACCACAGAGGTTTGCCCAGTCAGTTGTTCTCGGGATGTTCAATTTGTTTAACGAGGTAATATTACTGATGTTAATCGTTATTGCAATTGTACTTTATAATCCGGGGATATTGTTGTTGCTGGTAGTGACTATAGTTCCTGTATTCGTTATTTTTTACAAAGCAACAAAGGATAAAATAGCGAAGTTAGGAGAGGATTTCAATAAAGTATCACCGGAAATTGGGAAAAGTATATTTCAGTCGGTATTTGGGTATGTAGATGTTATTATTAACGGTACATATAACTTTTTTCAAAAGCGGATGACGGGTAATATGGCTGAATTTAAAAGAATATCCGTAAGCAGAACGATATTTAATTTAGTCCCCACCAAACTTATTGAAACAACTATGGTTCTGGCAATCTTTGCTATAATAACTTATGGTTTGTTATTCATGCCATCGAAAGAAAGTTTAGCCGCTTTATTGGGCGTATATGCTGTTGCTGCATACAGGATAATGCCCTCTATAAACCGAATAATGATTGCCTTAAACGGATTAAATGAGAGTCAGTATACTTTGCCTGTGATTGAGCAGGTTAAGGATTTTGAAGAAGAGGAAGTTGAATCAGTGCAAAGTATATCGTTTAATAAAGCAATATCACTTGAAAATATTTCATTTAAATATCCTAACGCCGGACGTAATGTCATAGACAATTTTAATTTAAGAATTAAAAAGGGAGAAGTGATTGGTCTACGAGGTCAGTCCGGAGGGGGAAAAACCACCTTGATGAATATAGTTTTAGGGTTTTTAGACCCAACGTCAGGAGAACTGAAGGTTGACGGCAAGGTTATTAATAATGGTAGTGTTGCGGCCTGGCAGAAAAAACTCGGTTATGTACAGCAGGAAGTTTACTTACTTGATGCTTCACTTGCAGAGAACATTGCTTTTGGTATCGATGTCGATAAAATAGATTATGATAAAGTAGATAAGGTAATTGAACAATCTAGTTTAAGTAATCTGACAGGAGAATTAGAGCAGGGTGTAAATACAAGAGTGGGCGAGCGAGGAGCTCAACTGTCGGGAGGACAGCGACAAAGAGTGGGTATTGCCCGAGCTTTATATTTCGATGCTGAAGTACTGTTTTTTGATGAAGCTACATCGGCACTCGATCCACAAACGGAAATTGAAATTAATGAATCGATAAAGAAACTTTCACACCAAGGTTTAACTATGATGATTATTGCGCATAGGGAAACCAGCTTAAATAATGTCGATAGAATAATAGAGATGTAG
- a CDS encoding GxxExxY protein — protein MTELYLKEEFYDIVGACMEVHNNLGSGFLEAVYQEALEEEFKFRKIPFEREKQIKISYKGKELKKYYIADFVCYDSIIVELKALSGLTTDHEAQILNYLKATNKKVGLLVNFGTKSLQRKRLVF, from the coding sequence ATGACTGAATTATACTTGAAAGAAGAGTTCTATGACATCGTTGGGGCTTGTATGGAAGTACATAATAATTTAGGTAGCGGTTTTCTTGAAGCTGTATATCAGGAAGCTTTAGAAGAGGAATTTAAATTTAGAAAAATTCCTTTCGAAAGAGAAAAGCAAATAAAAATATCGTACAAAGGAAAAGAATTGAAGAAATATTACATTGCTGATTTTGTTTGCTATGATAGTATTATTGTAGAATTAAAAGCATTATCAGGGTTAACAACAGACCATGAAGCTCAGATACTCAATTATTTGAAAGCAACAAATAAAAAAGTTGGATTATTAGTGAACTTTGGAACAAAGAGTTTACAACGAAAAAGGCTAGTATTTTAG
- a CDS encoding Gfo/Idh/MocA family oxidoreductase encodes MATEKRFALIGAAGYIAPRHMKAVKDTGNKLVAALDKNDSVGIIDSYFPEADFFTEFERFDRHIDKLRRKGDGVDYVSIASPNYLHDAHIRFGLRSNAHVICEKPLVLNPWNVDALSEIENESDKRIYNILQLRLHPSIVALKKKIEEGPKDKIYDVDLTYLTSRGHWYFTSWKGDVTKSGGVATNIGVHFFDMLTWIFGDVKQNIVHTHDREKAAGYLELEKARVRWFLSVDYNSIPKEIQATGARTYRSITVDGEEIEFSGGFTDLHTLSYQEILKGNGFGLDEARRSIEIVHDIRSKEIVMLGEKHPLV; translated from the coding sequence ATGGCTACGGAAAAGAGATTTGCATTGATTGGGGCTGCAGGATATATAGCTCCAAGACATATGAAAGCAGTAAAAGATACAGGAAATAAGCTTGTTGCTGCCCTGGATAAAAATGATAGTGTCGGAATTATTGACTCTTATTTTCCTGAGGCAGATTTCTTTACAGAGTTCGAAAGATTTGATCGTCACATTGATAAATTGCGCCGCAAAGGAGATGGAGTTGATTATGTTTCGATAGCTTCACCAAATTATTTGCACGATGCACATATTCGCTTTGGACTTAGATCGAATGCTCATGTGATTTGTGAAAAACCTCTTGTTTTAAATCCGTGGAATGTTGATGCTCTTTCTGAGATAGAAAATGAAAGTGACAAAAGAATATATAATATACTTCAACTACGACTTCATCCTTCGATTGTAGCATTAAAAAAGAAGATAGAAGAAGGCCCCAAAGATAAAATATATGATGTTGATTTAACATATTTAACATCGCGTGGACACTGGTATTTTACTTCGTGGAAAGGGGATGTTACGAAGAGTGGTGGGGTAGCTACAAATATAGGAGTTCACTTTTTTGATATGCTGACATGGATTTTTGGTGATGTTAAGCAAAATATTGTACACACACACGACAGAGAAAAAGCTGCAGGATATTTAGAATTGGAGAAAGCCAGAGTTCGCTGGTTTTTAAGTGTTGACTATAATTCTATCCCAAAAGAAATACAGGCTACAGGAGCAAGAACTTATCGTTCTATCACGGTTGACGGAGAGGAAATTGAGTTTAGCGGTGGATTTACAGATCTTCACACACTTAGTTATCAGGAAATTTTAAAAGGCAACGGTTTTGGATTGGATGAGGCCAGGAGATCGATTGAGATAGTTCATGATATTAGGAGTAAGGAGATAGTAATGTTGGGGGAGAAGCATCCTTTGGTGTAA
- a CDS encoding nucleoside-diphosphate kinase, translated as MSGNKTFTMIKPGAVGNGFIGPILDKITSAGFKIVALRMTQMTNGEAEAFYDVHKERPFYEELVEFMSSGPIVAAVLEKDNAVEDFRTLIGSTDPAQAAEGTIRKLYAESLGHNAIHGSDSDENAEREIIFHFATKKIFY; from the coding sequence ATGTCAGGGAACAAAACTTTTACAATGATTAAACCAGGGGCGGTCGGAAATGGATTTATCGGTCCTATTTTAGATAAGATTACAAGTGCCGGTTTTAAAATAGTTGCTTTGAGAATGACTCAAATGACAAATGGTGAGGCTGAGGCTTTTTATGATGTGCATAAAGAGAGACCATTTTATGAAGAGCTGGTAGAATTTATGTCGAGCGGGCCAATTGTTGCTGCAGTATTGGAAAAAGATAATGCAGTTGAAGATTTTAGAACTTTAATTGGATCTACCGATCCTGCTCAGGCAGCAGAAGGGACAATAAGAAAGTTATACGCAGAATCATTGGGGCATAATGCTATTCACGGTTCTGATAGTGATGAAAATGCCGAAAGAGAAATAATATTCCATTTCGCAACAAAGAAGATTTTCTATTAA